A region from the Triticum aestivum cultivar Chinese Spring chromosome 3D, IWGSC CS RefSeq v2.1, whole genome shotgun sequence genome encodes:
- the LOC543420 gene encoding non-specific lipid-transfer protein 4.1, whose protein sequence is MARTAATKLVLVALVAAMLLVASDAAISCGQVNSALASCVSYAKGSGASPPGACCSGVRRLAGLARSTADKQAACRCIKSAAGGLNPGKAASIPSKCGVSIPYSISASVDCSKIH, encoded by the coding sequence ATGGCTCGCACTGCAGCAACAAAGCTCGTGCTGGTCGCCCTGGTGGCGGCAATGCTCCTGGTAGCCTCCGACGCGGCGATCTCCTGCGGTCAGGTGAACTCTGCCCTGGCCTCCTGCGTCTCCTACGCAAAAGGCAGCGGGGCCAGCCCGCCTGGGGCCTGCTGTTCCGGAGTTAGGAGATTGGCCGGCTTAGCGCGGAGCACCGCCGACAAGCAAGCGGCATGCAGGTGCATCAAGAGTGCTGCCGGTGGGCTCAACCCCGGAAAGGCTGCAAGTATCCCCTCCAAGTGCGGCGTCAGCATCCCCTACTCCATCAGCGCATCCGTGGACTGCTCTAAGATCCACTGA